One window of the Eucalyptus grandis isolate ANBG69807.140 chromosome 8, ASM1654582v1, whole genome shotgun sequence genome contains the following:
- the LOC104456855 gene encoding anthocyanidin 3-O-glucosyltransferase 5, which produces MDFDLFSSNSSMEKPKKLHAALLSSPGMGHLIPIMELGKCLVADHGFEVTIFVVPSQASRAEAEIIDSAMTPKLLDIVELPAPDLTAAGLGPNASMVERLAVMMREARSAFRSALKAMEAPPDVLIVDLFRTEHLCMGDELRIPKYVYVPSNAWFLALLLHSPVLDKEVKGEYVDQTELLKIPGCKPVRPEDVVDPMLDRSNQQYHEYLRIAGEIAMGDGILLNVWEDLQAETLAALRNEEFLGRAVNGPVYTVGPLIRPVRPAGLGKELLEWLDKQPRESVFLVSFGSGGTMSAEQLAELAWGLELSRQRFIWIFRKPIVESLDGSFFDVGKGGGDDELSSFLPDGFAVRTRDVGLIIPLWGPQLDILSHPSVGGFLSHCGWNSTLESIVNGVPMIAWPLYAEQRQNATLLAEEIGVVIRPKELPSKKIVGREEIEKLARMIIAKKEGHQMRARVKELKSTAEKAVTKGGTSYESLRRMKEDCKMRIHQINKAH; this is translated from the exons ATGGATTTTGACCTCTTTTCCTCCAATTCATCGATGGAGAAGCCGAAAAAGCTCCATGCGGCGCTCCTCTCGAGCCCTGGCATGGGCCACCTCATCCCCATCATGGAGCTCGGCAAGTGCCTTGTAGCCGACCATGGCTTCGAGGTCACCATCTTCGTCGTCCCCTCCCAGGCCTCCCGTGCTGAGGCAGAGATCATCGACTCCGCCATGACCCCCAAGCTCCTCGACATCGTGGAGCTCCCTGCCCCCGACCTCACGGCTGCTGGCCTTGGCCCGAATGCCTCCATGGTGGAGAGGCTTGCGGTCATGATGCGCGAGGCGCGGTCGGCGTTCAGGTCCGCGCTGAAAGCCATGGAGGCCCCACCCGATGTCCTCATCGTGGACCTGTTCAGGACGGAGCATCTATGCATGGGTGATGAGTTGAGGATCCCTAAGTACGTCTACGTCCCTTCCAACGCATGGTTTCTTGCGCTGCTCCTACACTCACCGGTGCTGGACAAGGAAGTCAAAGGAGAGTATGTGGACCAGACTGAACTACTCAAGATCCCGGGCTGCAAGCCGGTCCGACCAGAGGACGTGGTGGACCCGATGCTGGACCGATCCAACCAGCAGTACCACGAGTACTTGCGGATTGCTGGCGAGATCGCGATGGGAGATGGAATCCTGTTGAATGTGTGGGAGGATTTGCAGGCCGAGACGCTCGCCGCGCTGAGGAATGAGGAGTTCTTGGGCCGGGCCGTGAACGGTCCGGTCTATACCGTTGGGCCGCTCATTAGACCGGTCAGACCGGCCGGTTTGGGGAAGGAGCTGCTGGAATGGCTGGATAAGCAGCCGCGCGAGTCGGTGTTCCTTGTCTCGTTTGGGAGTGGAGGGACTATGTCGGCTGAGCAGCTGGCCGAGCTGGCTTGGGGATTAGAGCTGAGCCGACAAAG GTTTATATGGATATTTCGGAAACCAATAGTGGAATCTCTTGATGGATCATTCTTTGATGTGGGAAAGGGAGGTGGTGATGATGAGCTTTCGAGCTTTCTGCCGGATGGATTTGCGGTACGTACTCGGGATGTGGGATTAATAATTCCATTGTGGGGCCCACAATTGGACATCCTGAGCCATCCATCTGTAGGCGGGTTTCTATCTCATTGCGGATGGAACTCAACCCTAGAGAGTATAGTGAATGGAGTGCCCATGATTGCCTGGCCATTGTACGCCGAGCAAAGGCAAAATGCGACACTCCTCGCGGAGGAGATCGGAGTGGTGATTCGGCCAAAGGAGCTGCCGTCGAAGAAGATTGTGGGGAGGGAAGAGATAGAGAAGTTGGCGAGGATGATAATAGCAAAGAAAGAAGGGCACCAGATGAGAGCTAGAGTCAAAGAGCTCAAGAGCACTGCCGAAAAGGCTGTGACTAAAGGGGGTACTTCCTATGAGTCCCTACGTAGAATGAAGGAAGATTGCAAAATGAGGATCCATCAGATTAACAAAGCTCATTAA